The Burkholderia cepacia genome includes a region encoding these proteins:
- a CDS encoding potassium channel beta subunit family protein, translating to MHYRRLGRSGLQISELSLGSWVTYGNQVDQRAARECLAAARDAGVNFFDNAEVYAGGKSEEIMGHALKSLDWPRVSYIVSTKFFWGLAEAPNQYHTLNRKYLLNAIDDSLRRLQLDYVDLVYCHRPDPNTPIEETVWAMSDMIVRGKALYWGTSEWSADEIRAACEIAERHHLHKPVVEQPQYNLFHRTRVEREYARLYDDYGLGLTTWSPLASGLLTGKYRNGVPPGSRAQLQGYDWMRERLIDPARNDIVERLGSVAAELGCSTGQLAIAWVLANPHVSSVITGASRIEQIGDNMRALDVVAKLTPDVLQRIEDLVGNAYE from the coding sequence CAACCAGGTCGACCAGCGGGCCGCGCGCGAATGCCTTGCCGCGGCACGCGACGCAGGCGTCAATTTCTTCGACAACGCCGAGGTCTACGCCGGCGGCAAATCCGAGGAAATCATGGGTCACGCGCTCAAGTCGCTCGACTGGCCGCGTGTCAGCTATATCGTGTCCACCAAGTTCTTCTGGGGGCTCGCCGAAGCGCCGAACCAGTATCACACGCTGAACCGGAAATACCTGCTGAACGCCATCGACGACTCACTGCGCCGGCTGCAACTCGACTACGTCGATCTCGTCTATTGCCATCGCCCCGATCCGAACACCCCGATCGAGGAAACTGTCTGGGCAATGAGCGACATGATCGTGCGCGGCAAGGCGCTGTACTGGGGCACGTCGGAATGGAGCGCCGACGAAATCCGCGCTGCCTGCGAGATCGCCGAACGGCATCACCTGCACAAGCCGGTTGTCGAGCAGCCGCAGTACAACCTGTTCCACCGCACGCGTGTCGAACGGGAATATGCACGGCTCTACGACGACTACGGTCTCGGCCTCACGACCTGGAGCCCGCTGGCATCGGGCCTGCTCACCGGCAAGTACCGTAACGGCGTACCGCCCGGCAGCCGCGCGCAGTTACAGGGTTACGACTGGATGCGCGAGAGGCTGATCGACCCGGCCCGCAACGATATCGTCGAAAGGCTTGGCAGTGTCGCCGCGGAGCTCGGCTGCAGCACCGGCCAGCTCGCGATCGCGTGGGTGCTCGCGAATCCGCACGTGAGCTCGGTCATCACGGGCGCGTCGCGGATCGAGCAGATCGGCGACAACATGCGCGCGCTCGACGTCGTGGCAAAGCTGACGCCGGACGTCCTGCAGCGCATCGAGGATCTGGTCGGCAACGCGTACGAATAG
- a CDS encoding glutathione S-transferase, protein MLQLCGIPLSNYYNKVKFVLLEHDIPFEESVCGLPISDPARLADSPLGKIPFLKTEEGALFESQVIIEYLAARYPDKPIFPSDPFEAAKVRELVETLELYLEWVAREVYTEAFFGGKVSDGMKAHVERRLPRAIDAFKQMTQFSPYVLGESFGLADIAAWVHLPVIGMATKAIFGRDFLLDAGIDWKAHAKIVGERPAAQRVAEDRKAYLAAANGKLP, encoded by the coding sequence ATGCTACAGCTGTGCGGTATTCCGTTGTCCAACTATTACAACAAGGTGAAGTTCGTCCTGCTCGAGCACGACATTCCGTTCGAGGAGTCGGTGTGCGGTTTGCCGATCAGCGATCCGGCCCGGCTCGCCGATTCGCCGCTCGGCAAGATTCCGTTCCTGAAGACCGAAGAAGGCGCATTGTTCGAGTCGCAGGTGATCATCGAATACCTGGCGGCGCGTTATCCGGACAAGCCGATTTTCCCGTCCGACCCGTTTGAGGCGGCGAAGGTGCGCGAACTGGTCGAGACGCTCGAGCTGTATCTCGAATGGGTGGCGCGCGAGGTCTATACGGAAGCGTTTTTCGGCGGCAAGGTCAGCGACGGGATGAAGGCGCACGTCGAAAGGCGTCTGCCGCGCGCGATCGATGCGTTCAAACAGATGACGCAATTTTCGCCGTATGTGCTCGGCGAGTCGTTCGGCCTCGCCGACATCGCCGCATGGGTTCATCTGCCGGTCATCGGGATGGCGACGAAGGCCATTTTCGGACGCGATTTCCTGCTCGACGCGGGCATCGACTGGAAAGCGCATGCGAAGATCGTCGGCGAGCGTCCGGCCGCGCAGCGCGTCGCCGAAGATCGCAAGGCGTATCTCGCGGCGGCGAACGGCAAGCTTCCGTGA
- a CDS encoding DUF2863 family protein, translated as MRQRIAKRLPPDADKLVGLSLALFASGSRIEDRFWEAKLDALLAKIVRNGNQTTLDAALDHLQQNHPDAYGALADMAETHSESMVIEHDGQPFDALLVAVPVLAWTRYMIPSGPLKTDTAEALRTHLQAHVLANRTLVGLAPFLYSIDQLPRHHVETYRLAQQLAHAAITQHAPKLSFGDLPETSPILADPRFLLAVVAAPAGAPLFRWQEEEHGSRIERGQCLEQWTAQGGPNLSIALPGCEFECLLPDAYYSACRDADERVRPHTVRTAIRYLFDTLGAAPQELRAVVAGFGERRIDEYRVGFTRRASNDVIYGVVWPLYGRENGDVATDDSALEGEAPIEGPLEEIVSLLKECGVTDVRRHAGRFEPEYCDDCGVPLYADPLGEIVHAEMPEDASPAQPHFH; from the coding sequence ATGCGCCAGCGAATCGCCAAACGCCTCCCCCCCGATGCCGACAAACTGGTCGGTCTGTCGCTTGCGCTCTTCGCGTCGGGCAGCCGCATCGAGGATCGCTTCTGGGAAGCGAAGCTCGACGCGCTGCTCGCCAAGATTGTCCGCAACGGCAACCAGACCACGCTCGACGCAGCGCTCGACCATCTTCAGCAAAATCATCCCGACGCCTATGGTGCGCTCGCTGACATGGCCGAGACGCACAGCGAGTCGATGGTGATCGAGCACGACGGCCAACCGTTCGACGCGCTGCTGGTCGCCGTCCCGGTTCTCGCATGGACGCGCTACATGATCCCGTCGGGTCCGCTGAAGACGGACACCGCCGAAGCCCTGCGCACGCACCTGCAGGCTCACGTCCTTGCGAACCGCACCCTCGTCGGCCTGGCACCGTTCCTTTACAGCATTGACCAGTTGCCGCGGCACCACGTCGAAACCTACCGGCTGGCCCAGCAGCTCGCGCATGCAGCGATCACCCAGCACGCGCCCAAACTCAGCTTCGGCGACCTGCCTGAAACCTCGCCGATCCTGGCCGACCCGCGCTTCCTGCTCGCCGTCGTCGCCGCGCCCGCCGGCGCGCCGCTGTTCCGGTGGCAAGAGGAAGAGCACGGCTCCCGGATCGAACGTGGCCAGTGCCTCGAGCAATGGACGGCCCAGGGCGGCCCGAACCTGTCGATCGCCCTGCCCGGCTGCGAATTCGAATGCCTGCTTCCGGACGCGTACTATTCCGCTTGCCGGGATGCGGACGAACGCGTGCGTCCGCACACGGTGCGAACCGCCATTCGTTATCTTTTCGACACACTTGGTGCAGCACCGCAAGAGCTGCGCGCGGTGGTCGCCGGCTTCGGCGAACGCCGGATCGACGAGTATCGCGTCGGCTTCACGCGGCGTGCCAGCAACGACGTAATCTACGGCGTCGTCTGGCCGCTCTACGGTCGTGAAAATGGGGACGTGGCGACCGATGACAGCGCGCTCGAAGGCGAAGCGCCGATCGAAGGACCGCTCGAGGAAATCGTGAGCCTGCTGAAGGAATGCGGCGTAACCGACGTCCGGCGGCACGCGGGCCGCTTCGAACCCGAATACTGCGACGACTGCGGCGTGCCGCTCTACGCAGATCCGCTCGGCGAAATCGTCCACGCGGAAATGCCGGAAGACGCGTCACCCGCCCAGCCGCACTTCCACTGA
- a CDS encoding energy-coupling factor ABC transporter permease, whose protein sequence is MGFLFTPLPLWVGIGGWIAAVALLALAIWNRPFVRLQDATLQHVWLALVTAITVLWASNAWLEDGIVMHLLGATLLVTLFDWTLALIAMGVVTVVAAIIFDAPWQGIGLTYLIYGAWPVAVSSLLQRAALAWLPHNLASFITGQGFLSPAIAIIAVAAAAAGVQLALADGTAIVIPAGYLLNTALLALGEAWFTGMATALIAVYRPAWVTTFDVRRYRLGGPRA, encoded by the coding sequence ATGGGTTTTCTCTTCACACCGCTTCCGCTCTGGGTTGGCATCGGTGGCTGGATCGCCGCCGTGGCCCTGCTCGCGCTCGCGATCTGGAATCGTCCCTTCGTGCGCCTGCAGGACGCCACGCTCCAGCACGTGTGGCTTGCGCTCGTCACCGCCATTACGGTCCTCTGGGCCTCGAATGCGTGGCTCGAAGACGGCATCGTCATGCATCTGCTTGGCGCGACGCTGCTCGTCACACTGTTCGACTGGACACTCGCATTGATCGCGATGGGGGTCGTGACGGTAGTCGCCGCGATCATTTTCGACGCGCCCTGGCAGGGCATTGGCCTGACCTATCTGATCTACGGCGCATGGCCCGTCGCGGTATCGTCGTTGCTGCAGCGCGCCGCACTCGCATGGCTGCCGCACAATCTCGCGTCGTTCATCACCGGCCAGGGATTCCTGTCGCCGGCCATCGCGATCATCGCGGTCGCCGCTGCCGCGGCCGGAGTCCAGCTCGCGCTGGCGGACGGCACCGCCATCGTCATTCCGGCCGGCTATCTGCTGAACACCGCATTGCTCGCACTCGGCGAAGCGTGGTTCACCGGCATGGCGACGGCACTCATCGCCGTCTATCGCCCCGCATGGGTCACGACCTTCGACGTCCGGCGCTATCGCCTCGGCGGCCCGCGCGCGTAA
- the cueR gene encoding Cu(I)-responsive transcriptional regulator produces MNIGDASRESGVSAKMIRYYEQVGLLIPAKRSDSGYRIYGADEIHILRFIRQARRLGFLVEDIRRLLTLWQDRSRASSEVKSIALEHVAELDKRIAELSDMRNTLVDLAAHCSGDDRPECPILARLAAPVSEPE; encoded by the coding sequence ATGAATATCGGCGACGCGTCGCGCGAATCCGGAGTCAGCGCAAAAATGATCCGCTATTACGAGCAGGTCGGTCTTCTCATACCGGCCAAGCGGAGCGACTCCGGCTACCGGATCTACGGCGCGGACGAAATTCACATCCTGCGCTTCATCCGTCAGGCCAGACGCCTTGGTTTTCTCGTCGAGGACATCCGCAGGCTGCTGACGCTCTGGCAAGATCGTTCCCGCGCGAGCTCAGAAGTGAAGTCGATTGCGCTCGAGCACGTGGCCGAACTCGACAAGCGCATCGCGGAGTTGAGCGACATGCGCAATACGCTGGTTGACCTGGCCGCGCACTGCAGTGGCGACGATCGGCCCGAATGCCCGATTTTGGCGCGCCTTGCTGCCCCCGTTTCCGAACCAGAATAG
- a CDS encoding DUF3563 family protein translates to MIAYIVEKLSNWFESAERERREAYLATSSDIVQLESRIRSLETNGYSL, encoded by the coding sequence ATGATCGCCTACATCGTCGAAAAGCTGAGCAACTGGTTCGAATCCGCAGAACGTGAACGCCGCGAGGCTTACCTTGCCACGTCGTCGGACATCGTCCAGCTCGAGAGCCGCATCCGCTCGCTCGAAACCAACGGCTACTCGCTGTAA
- a CDS encoding response regulator transcription factor, with protein MRFLMLNSDAERRDGLKALLRQIDRHASINDAPDSFQARRLLRNQRFDLVAIDWLDVGRLSELQALCSACSPSPAAVLIDDATPETVRGLFNCGVTGVIPRSTRPHLIVRAFEMVLLGGHYIPPIALNLLPSLLVTRHEAHVQELAGSIPRRSATRVLSPRQAQIMRFVHMGSTNKMIARTLGISEGTVKIHLASIFQQLGAANRAAAVAIYNGWLSPHLEVLLSSRDGTRRPVLGERGPVSLRAVRDKHDKHKYPSPAANDGMQKTLHAAEPPARFRRDR; from the coding sequence ATGCGGTTCCTGATGCTCAATTCAGACGCCGAGCGGCGTGACGGACTGAAGGCTCTGTTGCGGCAGATCGACCGTCACGCCAGCATCAACGATGCGCCCGACAGTTTTCAGGCGCGCAGGCTGCTGCGCAACCAGCGTTTCGACCTCGTCGCGATCGACTGGCTCGACGTCGGCCGACTCAGCGAGCTTCAGGCGCTCTGCAGCGCGTGCTCGCCTTCGCCTGCCGCAGTCCTGATCGACGACGCCACGCCCGAAACCGTCCGCGGCCTCTTCAACTGCGGCGTCACCGGCGTGATCCCTCGCTCGACACGGCCGCACCTGATCGTCCGCGCATTCGAAATGGTGCTGCTCGGCGGCCACTACATCCCGCCGATCGCTCTCAACCTCCTGCCTTCGCTGCTCGTGACCCGTCACGAAGCGCACGTCCAGGAGCTCGCCGGGTCGATTCCCCGCCGTTCGGCCACCCGCGTGCTGTCGCCACGCCAAGCCCAGATCATGCGCTTCGTCCATATGGGCAGCACCAACAAGATGATCGCCCGTACGCTCGGCATCAGCGAAGGCACCGTCAAGATCCACCTCGCCAGCATCTTCCAGCAACTCGGTGCCGCCAACCGCGCCGCCGCGGTCGCGATCTACAACGGCTGGCTGTCGCCCCACCTCGAAGTCCTGTTGTCGAGCCGCGACGGCACGCGCCGGCCGGTGCTGGGCGAACGCGGGCCGGTGTCGCTGCGCGCCGTGCGCGACAAGCACGACAAACACAAGTACCCGTCGCCGGCTGCGAACGACGGCATGCAGAAGACGCTCCACGCCGCCGAACCGCCCGCCCGGTTCCGCCGCGATCGCTAG
- the yaaA gene encoding peroxide stress protein YaaA, whose protein sequence is MIIVLSPAKSLDYDTPAHVQSYTKPAFVDDASELIDGLRKLSPQDIATLMDISDPLARLNFQRYADWSPTFTPANAKQAVLAFNGDVYEGFDAKSLSSADLDYAQQHVRVLSGLYGLLRPLDLLQPYRLEMGTRFANARGKDLYAFWGDRITRALNEQLETRSGAARVLVNCASTEYFKSVKPKLLAAPVVTPVFEDWKGGRYKIISFHAKRARGLMARFIVENRIADPKALKAFATEGYAFDEAASNDSTYVYRRRVGE, encoded by the coding sequence ATGATAATCGTTCTCTCTCCCGCCAAATCCCTCGACTACGATACGCCCGCACACGTCCAGTCTTACACGAAGCCTGCATTCGTCGACGACGCGTCCGAGCTGATCGACGGCCTGCGCAAGCTCTCGCCGCAGGACATCGCGACGCTGATGGATATCTCCGATCCGCTTGCGCGCCTGAATTTCCAGCGTTATGCGGACTGGTCGCCGACCTTTACGCCGGCCAACGCGAAGCAGGCCGTGCTCGCATTCAACGGCGACGTATATGAAGGATTCGACGCCAAATCGCTGTCGTCCGCCGATCTCGACTATGCGCAGCAGCACGTGCGCGTGCTGTCGGGGCTGTACGGGCTGTTGCGTCCGCTCGATCTGCTGCAGCCGTACCGTCTCGAGATGGGTACGCGCTTCGCGAACGCGCGCGGCAAGGATCTGTACGCGTTCTGGGGCGACCGCATCACGCGGGCGCTGAACGAGCAGCTCGAAACGCGCAGCGGCGCGGCGCGCGTGCTCGTCAACTGCGCATCGACCGAATACTTCAAGTCGGTCAAGCCGAAGCTGCTGGCCGCGCCCGTCGTCACGCCGGTGTTCGAAGACTGGAAGGGCGGCCGCTACAAGATCATCAGCTTCCATGCGAAGCGTGCGCGCGGCCTGATGGCGCGTTTTATCGTCGAGAACCGGATTGCCGACCCGAAGGCGCTGAAGGCATTCGCGACTGAAGGCTACGCGTTCGATGAGGCTGCGTCGAACGATTCGACTTACGTATATCGCCGGCGAGTCGGCGAGTGA
- a CDS encoding M14 family metallopeptidase: protein MALSITSNFDAGAIDVVSCDSPDAIRLRVRGDNRSEFAQWFYYRLTGARGERCVMTFENAAECAYPSGWRNYSAVASYDRVDWFRVPTTFDGKTMTIDHTPEFDSIYYAYFEPYSEERHAAFLGAVQQLPQASVVELGRTVEGRPMSLLTLGTPETDGVPKKKVWIIARQHPGESMAEWFVEGLVKRLAGWGDWAGDPVARKLYDRVTFHIVPNMNPDGSVHGNLRTNAAGANLNREWMAPDAERSPEVLAVRDAIHAIGCDMFFDIHGDEDLPYVFVAGSEMLPSFTEQQGKEQTAFIEAFKVASPDFQTEHGYAASKYKEDALKLASKYIGHQFGCLSLTLEMPFKDNANLPDERVGWNGERSAALGAAMLAAILVHVDTFA from the coding sequence ATGGCCCTTTCGATCACCAGCAATTTCGACGCGGGCGCAATCGACGTCGTGTCGTGCGACAGCCCCGATGCGATTCGATTGCGCGTGCGCGGTGACAACCGCTCGGAATTCGCGCAATGGTTTTACTACCGCTTGACGGGCGCGCGCGGCGAGCGCTGCGTGATGACGTTCGAGAATGCCGCCGAATGTGCGTATCCGTCGGGCTGGCGCAATTACAGCGCCGTGGCGAGCTATGACCGGGTCGACTGGTTCCGCGTGCCGACGACGTTCGACGGCAAGACGATGACGATCGACCATACGCCGGAATTCGACAGCATCTACTACGCGTATTTCGAACCGTACTCGGAAGAGCGTCATGCGGCATTTCTCGGCGCGGTCCAGCAGTTGCCGCAGGCGAGCGTCGTCGAGCTCGGTCGCACGGTTGAAGGTCGTCCGATGTCGTTGCTGACGCTCGGTACGCCGGAGACCGACGGCGTACCGAAGAAGAAGGTATGGATCATCGCGCGCCAGCATCCCGGCGAGTCGATGGCCGAATGGTTCGTCGAAGGTCTCGTCAAGCGGCTGGCCGGATGGGGCGACTGGGCCGGCGATCCGGTCGCGCGCAAGCTCTACGATCGCGTGACGTTCCACATCGTCCCGAACATGAACCCCGACGGCAGCGTGCATGGCAACCTGCGCACCAATGCGGCGGGCGCGAACCTGAACCGCGAGTGGATGGCGCCCGATGCCGAGCGCAGCCCCGAGGTGCTGGCCGTGCGCGATGCGATCCATGCGATCGGCTGCGACATGTTCTTCGACATTCACGGCGACGAGGATCTGCCGTACGTGTTCGTTGCCGGGTCGGAAATGCTGCCGAGCTTTACCGAGCAGCAGGGCAAGGAGCAGACCGCATTCATCGAAGCGTTCAAGGTTGCGAGCCCCGACTTCCAGACCGAGCACGGCTATGCGGCGAGCAAGTACAAGGAGGACGCGCTCAAGCTCGCGTCGAAGTACATCGGCCACCAGTTCGGCTGCCTGTCGCTGACGCTCGAGATGCCGTTCAAGGACAACGCGAACCTGCCGGACGAGCGAGTCGGCTGGAACGGCGAGCGAAGCGCGGCGCTTGGCGCGGCGATGCTGGCGGCGATCCTGGTGCACGTCGACACGTTCGCGTAA
- a CDS encoding 23S rRNA (adenine(2030)-N(6))-methyltransferase RlmJ yields MLSYRHGFHAGNHADVLKHAVVVQLLRYLNKKDKSYWYIDTHAGAGVYSLRDGYAAKTSEFDTGIGRLWNDKNLPPVLAEYLDEVRALNDDGELRYYPGSPYLAWRLMREQDRMRLFEMHTTEIDVLRHNFRDAGRRAMIFAGDGFEGIKALLPPPPRRALVLIDPSYEDKKDYARTVTCVTECLKRFATGCYAVWYPQVTRTESQRFPEQLKRLQPNNWLHLTLTVSNPPADGLGLYGSGMFILNPPFTLAANMRETLPYLVETLGQDGGARCEIEHRSN; encoded by the coding sequence ATGCTCAGTTATCGTCACGGTTTTCACGCAGGCAACCACGCGGACGTGCTCAAGCACGCCGTCGTCGTCCAGCTGCTGCGCTACCTGAACAAGAAAGACAAGTCGTACTGGTACATCGACACGCATGCAGGTGCCGGCGTGTACTCGCTGCGCGACGGTTACGCGGCAAAGACGTCGGAATTCGACACCGGCATCGGTCGCCTGTGGAATGACAAGAATCTGCCGCCGGTGCTGGCCGAGTACCTCGACGAAGTACGGGCACTGAACGACGACGGCGAATTGCGCTACTACCCCGGCTCGCCGTATCTCGCCTGGCGGCTGATGCGCGAGCAGGACCGCATGCGACTGTTCGAAATGCACACGACGGAAATCGACGTGCTGCGCCACAATTTCCGCGATGCGGGGCGACGCGCGATGATCTTTGCCGGAGACGGCTTCGAAGGCATCAAGGCGCTGCTGCCGCCACCGCCGCGACGTGCACTCGTGCTGATCGACCCGTCCTACGAGGACAAGAAGGATTACGCGCGCACGGTGACTTGCGTGACGGAGTGTCTGAAGCGTTTCGCGACGGGCTGCTATGCCGTCTGGTATCCGCAGGTGACCCGGACGGAATCGCAGCGTTTTCCCGAGCAGTTGAAGCGTCTGCAACCGAACAACTGGCTGCACCTGACACTGACGGTGTCGAATCCGCCCGCTGACGGACTCGGTCTCTACGGCAGCGGGATGTTCATCCTGAATCCGCCTTTTACCCTCGCCGCGAATATGAGGGAAACGCTGCCCTACCTGGTCGAAACGCTGGGGCAAGATGGCGGCGCCCGGTGCGAGATCGAGCACCGGAGCAACTGA
- a CDS encoding pyridoxal phosphate-dependent aminotransferase, with amino-acid sequence MNAPSDMPTTPVFPSRLPNVGTTIFTVMSALAAEKGAVNLGQGFPDFDCDPRIVDAVAAAMRDGHNQYPPMAGVAPLREAIADKIAQVYGRRYDPATEITVTAGATQALLTAILCTVHPGDEVIVVEPTYDSYLPSIELAGGTPVFVTLEAPDYAIPFDRLAAAITPKTRMILINTPHNPTGTVWRETDMRKLEAIVRGTNVLILSDEVYEHMVYDGARHESVARYPELAARSFIVSSFGKTYHVTGWKVGYVAAPAALTAEFRKVHQFNVFTVNTPMQVGLADYLRDPAPYLTLADFYQKKRDFFRAGLERTRFKLLPCTGTYFQCVDYSAISDLPEAEFSKWLTSEIGVAAIPVSAFYHEPHESGVVRFCFAKQESTLASALERLAKL; translated from the coding sequence ATGAACGCTCCTTCAGACATGCCAACGACCCCCGTTTTCCCTTCGCGCCTGCCGAACGTCGGCACGACGATCTTCACGGTCATGAGCGCGCTTGCAGCAGAAAAAGGCGCCGTGAACCTCGGCCAGGGCTTTCCGGATTTCGACTGCGATCCGCGCATCGTCGATGCGGTTGCCGCCGCGATGCGCGACGGGCACAACCAGTATCCGCCGATGGCCGGTGTCGCGCCGCTGCGCGAGGCGATCGCGGACAAGATCGCGCAGGTCTACGGCCGGCGTTACGATCCGGCGACCGAAATCACCGTCACGGCCGGTGCGACGCAGGCACTGCTGACCGCGATCCTGTGCACGGTGCATCCGGGTGATGAAGTGATCGTCGTCGAACCGACCTACGACAGCTACCTGCCGTCGATCGAACTCGCGGGCGGCACACCTGTGTTCGTCACGCTGGAAGCACCCGACTACGCGATTCCGTTCGATCGTCTGGCGGCCGCAATCACGCCGAAAACGCGCATGATCCTGATCAACACGCCGCATAACCCGACGGGTACCGTGTGGCGCGAGACGGACATGCGCAAGCTCGAAGCGATCGTGCGAGGCACCAACGTGCTGATCCTGTCCGACGAGGTCTACGAGCACATGGTCTATGACGGTGCGCGCCATGAGAGCGTCGCCCGCTATCCTGAACTCGCCGCGCGCAGCTTCATCGTGTCGAGCTTCGGCAAGACCTATCATGTGACGGGCTGGAAGGTCGGTTATGTCGCAGCCCCGGCCGCGCTGACCGCGGAATTCCGCAAGGTCCACCAGTTCAACGTGTTCACGGTGAACACGCCGATGCAGGTCGGGCTCGCCGACTACCTGCGCGACCCGGCACCGTACCTGACGCTTGCCGACTTCTACCAGAAGAAGCGCGACTTCTTCCGGGCCGGCCTCGAGCGCACGCGCTTCAAGCTGCTGCCCTGCACGGGCACGTACTTCCAGTGCGTCGATTATTCGGCGATCAGCGACCTGCCGGAAGCGGAATTCTCGAAGTGGCTCACGTCGGAGATCGGCGTGGCCGCCATTCCGGTGTCGGCGTTCTATCACGAGCCGCACGAATCGGGCGTCGTACGCTTTTGCTTCGCGAAGCAGGAAAGCACGCTCGCGTCCGCGCTCGAACGGCTCGCGAAGCTGTAA
- a CDS encoding BspC domain-containing protein, producing MSHSLLTNNQMDSSPASLRIFRALGKLAACIAGLSLALPTPAFADLLDQRSELINKFVNEMHADPLAADCAAHGSFIASTSSAFDRVDFAPNAFDSGNATITPWNDSFDQGKQRVKVDNIVTVDGLGIHSDGSAPTPLKFRCGYVGQQMLAFSWNDPVPPLKPRAERPAPSKKSVKGKSAKGKTKAKASGRTAKKASATKRSTPQKKAVKKKSTAKKS from the coding sequence ATGTCTCATTCGCTCCTCACCAATAACCAGATGGACAGCTCTCCTGCGTCGCTCCGGATTTTCCGGGCGCTCGGCAAGCTGGCAGCCTGTATTGCGGGCCTGTCGCTTGCGCTTCCGACACCGGCATTCGCCGACCTGCTCGACCAGCGCTCCGAACTGATCAACAAATTCGTCAACGAAATGCATGCCGATCCGCTCGCCGCCGATTGTGCGGCGCACGGCAGCTTCATCGCGAGCACGTCGTCGGCGTTCGACCGCGTCGACTTCGCGCCGAACGCATTCGACAGCGGCAACGCGACGATCACGCCATGGAACGACTCGTTCGACCAGGGCAAGCAGCGCGTGAAGGTCGACAATATCGTCACTGTCGACGGACTCGGCATTCACAGCGACGGCAGCGCCCCGACGCCGCTGAAATTTCGATGCGGCTATGTCGGTCAGCAAATGCTCGCATTCAGCTGGAACGACCCGGTTCCACCGCTGAAGCCGCGTGCCGAACGGCCTGCGCCGTCGAAGAAGAGCGTCAAGGGCAAGTCGGCGAAGGGCAAGACCAAGGCGAAAGCGTCCGGACGCACCGCCAAGAAGGCTTCGGCAACGAAGCGATCCACGCCCCAGAAGAAGGCCGTGAAGAAGAAGTCAACGGCGAAGAAGTCCTGA
- a CDS encoding putative toxin-antitoxin system toxin component, PIN family, with protein MTRSPAPHAAHRVVLDSNVWIDILVFDDPATRPIRAALERGTLAAVIDGRCLTELEYVLDYPQFQARAVDKAAALATVARLASLVEPPAVDADAPPLPKCKDRDDQKFLELARAAQAEWLVSKDRALLKLAKRTARDFGFRIAQPAPFAEACALDATPA; from the coding sequence ATGACCCGCTCTCCCGCCCCGCATGCCGCGCATCGCGTCGTGCTCGACTCGAATGTCTGGATCGACATCCTCGTATTCGACGACCCCGCTACGCGCCCGATCCGCGCCGCGCTCGAACGCGGTACGCTTGCCGCCGTGATCGACGGCCGCTGCCTGACCGAACTCGAGTATGTGCTCGACTATCCGCAGTTCCAGGCGCGCGCCGTCGACAAGGCGGCCGCGCTCGCGACCGTCGCCCGCCTGGCGAGCCTCGTCGAGCCGCCGGCCGTCGACGCCGACGCGCCGCCGCTGCCGAAGTGCAAGGACCGCGACGACCAGAAGTTTCTTGAACTCGCCCGCGCCGCCCAGGCCGAGTGGCTCGTGTCGAAAGACCGCGCGCTGCTGAAGCTCGCGAAGCGCACCGCGCGCGATTTCGGCTTCCGGATCGCGCAACCAGCCCCCTTTGCCGAGGCCTGCGCGCTCGACGCCACGCCGGCTTGA